One Helianthus annuus cultivar XRQ/B chromosome 12, HanXRQr2.0-SUNRISE, whole genome shotgun sequence genomic region harbors:
- the LOC110876437 gene encoding phospholipid scramblase 1-like produces the protein MSVRGGVRIATPHPSSDSHYPPLQEEEDPYNGGPSSPLPDVNSVPVVPPLDFDNPIPAYAGSAAYNPFEQPALTHYNYNYGYAEVDPYQVARDYNALHPEGPYGGPWTTGYPTYGYQHQPPPPPVYQPPQPPIQQEVLERLNQVEQEVCEDRRERQGFFKGLSDLLKGKLKRRGH, from the coding sequence atgtccgtgcgaggtggAGTTCGGATTGCTACTCCCCATCCATCTAGTGACAGCCATTATCCTccacttcaggaggaagaagACCCATATAATGGTGGTCCGTCAAGCCCTCTTCCAGATGTCAACTCAGTACCTGTGGTACCACCTTTGGATTTCGATAACCCGATTCCTGCGTATGCTGGGTCAGCGGCAtacaacccatttgagcagccggcgctcacccactacaactacaactacggTTATGCAGAGGTAGATCCATACCAAGTAGCTCGGGATTACAATGCCCTTCATCCTGAAGGACCATATGGAGGGCCATGGACTACTGGttacccgacttatgggtaccagcatcaGCCACCTCCTCCGCCGGTGTATCAGCCGCCTCAGCCACCGATTCAGCAGGAAGTCCTAGAGAGGTTGAACCAAGTCGAGCAAGAAGTTTGTGAAGACCGCAGAGAGCGGCAAGGTTTCTTCAAAGGATTGTCGGACTTGCTTAAGGGAAAGTTGaagagaaggggtcattga